From Corvus cornix cornix isolate S_Up_H32 chromosome 6, ASM73873v5, whole genome shotgun sequence, one genomic window encodes:
- the AIFM2 gene encoding ferroptosis suppressor protein 1 gives MGSRLSLDDSVRVVVVGGGFGGTAAASLLKSWAVPFVLVDVRNAFHHNVAALRAAVESGFAKKTFISYSVTFGDSFRQGKVVGIDPGRQQVLFSDGKELHYSHLILATGSDGPFPGKFNQVIDMESAIQTYEDMVKEIEKSQRILVVGGGAAGVEMAAEIKTEYPDKEVILIHSKTALADVELLASVRQEVKEILLRKGVRLLLSEKVSDVENLRPNQFQKDMVVRTEKGTEVVVDMVVLCTGIKINSSAYAAAFGDKMASNGALKVNKHLQLEGYENIYAIGDCADLKEPKMAYHAGLHANIVVTNIINSLTQKPLKTYKPGSLTFLLSMGRNDGVGQVNGCYVGHLLVTIAKSRDLFISKSWKTMGQTMPS, from the exons ATGGGCTCCCGCCTGTCCCTGGACGACTCCGTGCGGGTCGTGGTTGTCGGGGGCGGCTTCGGAGGGACGGCGGCCGCCAGCCTGCTCAAGTCCTGGGCCGTCCCCTTCGTCCTGGTGGACGTGAGAAATGCTTTCCATCACAACGTGGCCGCCCTCCGGGCCGCCGTGGAGAGCG GATTTGCCAAGAAGACTTTCATCTCCTACTCGGTCACCTTTGGGGACAGCTTCCGACAAGGCAAGGTCGTGGGCATAGACCCTGGGAGGCAACAAGTCTTGTTCAGTGATGGCAAG GAGCTTCACTACTCCCATCTCATTCTTGCAACAGGCAGTGATGGGCCATTCCCTGGGAAGTTCAACCAAGTCATTGACATGGAAAGTGCCATCCAGACCTATGAAGACATGGTTAAAGAG ATTGAGAAATCTCAGCGCATTCTGGTAGTGGgaggtggtgctgctggagtgGAGATGGCTGCCGAGATCAAAACAGAGTACCCAGACAAAGAG GTCATCCTTATTCACTCAAAAACTGCACTGGCTGATGTGGAGCTGCTAGCCAGTGTCCGTCAGGAGGTGAAAGAGATTCTCCTCAGGAAAGGAGTCCGGCTGCTGTTAA GTGAAAAGGTCAGTGACGTGGAGAACCTCAGACCAAACCAGTTCCAGAAAGACATGGTAGTAAGGACAGAGAAGGGCACTGAGGTGGTTGTTGACATGGTGGTGCTGTGCACTGGGATAAAGATTAACTCTTCTGCATATGCTGCTGCATTTG GTGACAAAATGGCAAGTAATGGTGCTTTGAAAGTTAACAAGCACCTCCAGCTGGAAGGCTATGAGAACATCTATGCCATTGGCGACTGTGCAGATCTCAAAGAGCCCAAGATGGCCTACCATGCTGGGCTCCACGCCAACATCGTGGTGACAAATATCATCAACAGCCTGACACAGAAGCCTCTTAAAACCTACAAGCCAG GGTCACTAACCTTCCTGCTTTCCATGGGCAGGAATGATGGTGTAGGCCAGGTGAATGGTTGCTATGTGGGACATCTCCTGGTGACCATTGCCAAGAGCCGGGATCTGTTCATCTCCAAGAGCTGGAAGACGATGGGACAGACAATGCCCTCTTAA